TTAGGGTTGTTTCAAAGTTGTGAGAGTTTGGGGAAGTAGGGAGAAAGTTTGGAAAGCTTCCATTGTACTTAAAAGATTGAAAACCAATGAGTCAAACATCCCCCTCATACAGCGCCCGCTTATCCTCCTTTGCACATCTGTTCTCCTCCATGGCTTTATGTCATATGTTTTTACTTTCCTGCCTACTCTTAGCCCTGCAGAACCAGATAGCTTtcaaaaagattaattttattctgTCTTATGCATCAGCAACAAAATTTGTCAACTTGAATCTTTATTATTAGCAATCACATCAAAGCTGAAAAAACCCagcatgatttctttttctaccttAGAAGTTGAATTtgtcacactaaaaaaaaaaaaaaagaaatctttaggCTTCTAAATGGAACATGTTTGACTTAGGAATCATTGAGAAAGAATAGGCAGgcagaacaaataaacaaacaaaccctccCCCAGCAACTCTTTTCTAAGGAGAATCAacttagaaaaagaggaagatacaAGAGGTTAGGTGGTAATCAGGCAGCAGGAACCCACTTCTTGTAGCAACTGCATGCAGAATAATAATGATTTTGGACAAATGCTAACATTTATTCAGAGCTAGACATCAAGATAAACCCTTTATAGGCATTATCCTAACCATCCTATGAGACAGATTCTCTTATTGTCACCAACTTATAGATAAGAGAACTGATGGTAAGGAAAGTTAAATTactttctcaaagtcacacagtaagATTTGGTGGAGCAGGAATTTGACATCAGGTCTCATTTCAACACCTCCACTCATTCATTGCTGAAGAGCTGTTCTCAGTCAGTTCTTGTTCTCAACCATTCCCCCAAACATGACTTCTAACAAcctttctaaacatttttcttgcttccctccctgcctACCCAACTTCTCTAAACAAGTCAAAGCAAActactttaaaatatcaaaaacccCAATTAGTCCAGACTCCTTTCTTTTGTAAGTGACAGACACCCACTTGAGCAAAAGGGACATATGGGATCCCATAACTAAACAGTTCTTCAGGTGAAGCCAGGCATAGGTGTACCAACAGTGTCATTAGGTCACACTTTTTATCTATGGACCACTTTTTATCTACTGCTTTCCTCAGTGTGGCTTTAGGCTCAGTCTGCATTCTCCTTGCATTCATAGCATGGCCACAAGCAGCTGTAAATTTAATCCTACTTTGGCAATCCCAGCTTTCCCGATGGTTCTAGCCTCTCATAATTGCTTCTCTGTGGGCAGGCCTGGGATATATGCTCACCCTTGGGGACACGGGAATGACTTAACTCCCTTCAAACTACATGTTATGGGCATGAGGGATGGCTGTTTCTCAAAGGAAACTCAAGATATTAAGGTATCATTGATAAAAGAAGGGAATGGAAGCTGGGTTGGCAAGCACAACAGACCTTGCTCTGAAGTCTAGCTGCATGCCTTTTCCCATATTTTCACTATATGAACCCATTTCCAAAGCTTACTCTCCACCTCTCTAATAAGACTGAGAGCCATactcaaaagttttaaaactgaattaGCCACTGGTCTCCTTCTCATACCTCATATCTGTTCTACTACCTATATCCTTTGACCTGGTGTACAGCACCTCCATTGGCCCAATTGGCCAGAGCAGAAACCAGCCATAATcactgattttctttcatttttcttccttactcTCACATCCAGTCAGTCACCAAACCCTGTAAATCCTACCTGCTTAATATCTCATGACTCCTTCTAAGTCTCTCCATCCTTCCTGCAACTGACCTAGCTCAGATTTCCTCATTTCTTGATTATTCGGCTTATCATTCTGATAAATCTTCCACTTTTCAAATATAGcctataaattcctagaaaaaaatctttctttttttaaaattgtttttatgtttgtttatttttgagagtttgcacatgagagcgggggaggggcagagaaagagggagacagaggatcagaagcaggctctctgctgggctcaaactcacaaactgtgagatcacaacctgagccaaagccggatgcttaaccaactgagccacccaggcaccccaaaaattgATCTTTCTAAAGCACAGATATGATCCCATCACTCCTCCTTCCAATCATTCAGTGACTCCCTATTGTATGACTGCCATGGTCCCCAGTTTCCTCATTGTTAGAGGAAAGGATTAAATTGATGATTTCTTGGATCTTTTCAGCTTCACTATTCTGTTCATCTTTGCTAACCCAAAGCACTTAGCTTTCTTTGGTTATCTGGTAAtggatttttctgccttttggacTATAGGCTGGGACCCCAGCTCTTTCTGGATATCACTCCTAATTATATCTCATGAGAATGCTGGGCCAAGTTATATTGAGAAGTCATTTCACATTGAGGACAACTGGAAAAGTGTGAGCGTGAGCATTCCAGAGTCATAATCAGTGTCAATTATCCAAGACATATCTGATCTTTTAACTACCACTTCTGCGTTCATGCAAATGTTTAGCAATTTTATCAGAGAAAAACTCTATATTTCTAACATCAGAACTTCTTTCAACAATAAGAACTATAGATGTagaagtagaaatattttttatcacaAGACAAAAAGCAGgagtattaattaattaatacattattCATTACCAGGTCATTATTTGACACCTGTTGAACTATACCACCATAGGGGTTCTCAATCACTCCTCTCCTCCTAATGCTGAATATTAGAGGAAACCTTAAAAATGACTACATATAGGAAACTGttaaaattttcaagttaaaaaatttaCTCTGGCCAAAGGAACACCCCTATCTTCACTTGCCAATTTAAGGTAACTTTACAGAGATTCATCAGTTTAAAATAGAAGCATTTGTGTTTTAGTACTGCCCTGCACAGCAATAATTGATTATAGTGCATTCTAATAACATATCCACACACATACATTATAGTACCCAAAGGTATAATTGACACGTATTTTTCTCATATCCAGTAAGGTAGGGTGTACATTATTACTTGTTCTTGACCAATGTGACTGATCACACTGGGCTGTCCCTCCTTCAGATAGAGTGATAGGTGACAGTTTACTTACTTGTGCCTGGTTCCTAATCTGCCATTACATTGTGTACTGGCAATCATGTTTGACATATAATAgctaaaaaatgcttaaaatggaTAATTctggatgtagagaaaaagagtcaagaaagaaaatcaaatctcATGTTAAGAATGCACATTTTTTAGGGCTGCTTGTAAGAGGAGCACTATCGAGAAATTGATCAAGAAAGCAGACAGCAAAGCTTAGCCATGAATTAGGGATTGGTGGAAGTTTTTGACATTAAGAAGGGTATCACAGacatcaataaatacttactgtgcaaatattgtgtgccaggcattaatctaggtgctggggataaagCAGGGAACAGGGACAGAAATTCTTGTCCTTCTGGGGATTACATTCTAGTAGAGGGAGAGATACAAGAAACAAcataaatcagtaaaaatatatagttagTAGATAATAATGGTTGGGGCAAAGGGCTGTAATTTACATGATaagttataggggtgcctgggtggcttagctggttaagcgttgactttggctcaggtcatgatctcaaggtttttgagttccagtcccacacagggctctctgctgtgagcacagagcctgatttggatattctctctctctctctctctctctctctctctctctctctctctctctctctgcccctctcctgctcatgctctacctctctctcaaaaataaatcaacattaaaaaattttaaataataagttgCAGAAGACTTCATTAACAGAGAGGTGAAGGGGCAAGTATATCTTTTGAAGAAaattccaggaaaagaaaactgcaaagaaaactttcaaagttTACACTCATACTAGTTAGTAGGTTTGAGGGCTATCAAGGCAGCCAGTGCGGCTGGAACTGAAGGAGCAAGGGGAAGAAGAATAAGAGGGTAAGTCAGAGAAGTAACAAGGGCCAGATGGCAGTGGACCTTTTGGGCTGTCGTACAGGCTCTGGAGTTTACTTTGAGGGACAGGTACAACATTGACATCAATCAGAAGATAGGATCTGACTTATATTATTCCAGCTGCTATTTTGAGAAGGGGCTCTAGGGGGCAAAAGAACAGAAGCAGAAGTCTCTAAGGTTTAGGTAGCTGAAAAATCAGAGATGCATTTCCAAAGAGAAAGTAGTATAATGACTAGACACAGCACTGACTCAGTTATCTAAACCATTTCCATGAGGCACCCTTTGAGCAAAACTTTggaaaactttctgaaaatttttttaatgttaatttgtttttgggacagagagagacagagagcgagcaggggaggggcagagaggagacacagaatctgaagcaggctgcaggctccgagccatcagcacagctgacagggctcgagcccatgaaccccgagatcatgacctgagccaaagttggctgcttaaccaactgagccacctaagcaccccatCTGAAAGTGTTTTTAAGGTGGTTTATACCCTAAGATGTACTAAACCTTAAGTGTTGAGATCTGACAGTTATAAAATTACTGATGTTTTTTCATATTCACCCTTAGATGGCAATGATTTGCATAAGATAAACcctttgattttaatattttctttctggataGTTCTGCATCATTTTTATGTGACTTCCTTGACAAACCCACTAAAACTATTTTTCCATCCAGAGTTTTGCATAATCTGAATAAGGAAATCCTGAGGAAGCACTAGGAACTGGGCAATTCAGCAAGATCACAGAAACCATGTGTTGGGAGTTGCTCGTCAGCAAATGCTGCCAGAGATTATGTAAAGATCAGGATAAATCTCGCAGATAAGGGCAAAATAATTGTCTTTGGCAAGATTTTGTATAGGCTGCATATTTCTTTGTGGGGTCACCGCTACTTCTAAAGAACCCAACTCATTATTATTTTGGGACATAATTTTCTGTATGCCTGAATATTTCCTGTTTCCCTGTCCAGAGTTCCCCCAAATATTCCTCTCCCCAACTATCTGCTGCCCTGTTGCATAAGCACTATTGATTACAGGGGACTTTATGGCATTGGACAATGGGAAGCTAGCAAGATACTCTGGTTACCATTGCCGTATAACAAATTACCCTAAAActtggcagcttaaaacaactattttattttgctcCTACTATTGTGGGCCAGGAATTCTGGAAGGGCTTGGGATGGTGGTTCTCATGGAGCTTCTGTCATCTGAAGGTTCAACTAGACTGCATATCCAAGGTAGCTCACTCACCTTGGGTGGCTGGCAACCCAAGAACCTGTAAGTGGCCTCTTCATGTTATCTGcgcttcctcacaacatggcagcctCAGAATAGTCAGATTCTTACAAGGCAGTTCAAGGCTCCAAATATGAGTGCTCCAACATAGAAGATGGAagctgcatcttttttttttcagctttggaTGTCATGTAGTATAGTTTCCATCACATTCTGTGGGTTATAAGCCCACTCAGATTCAAGAAGAGGGGGCACATACCCTACCTCCTAATGAAAGGAATGGCAGGGTCACATTGTGGAGAAGCACATGGCAGAGGAGATGTTGCTAAGGGCCATATCTGGAAGATGTAATCTCCCACACAGAGTTAGTAAAACCAGATTGTGTGAAGTCACTGGAAAGTGTACCGGCCACAAGACTgtggagaggcaaagaaaggaggTAGAAACTGCAGAATGTTTACATTCTTACATTCATAACAGCAAAAAGGAGCCAAGAAAACAATGGGTAAACTTTCAATAAAGGCTTCATTCTGCATTCTACACTCCAGGTTACCTTGCTATGATGCTCTCATAGTAATTCGTTTACCATTTCACAAACTATTATTGAGTGCCCACTACATGTGCCAAGGACTGTTGTAGGCTCTTGGTGCATATGAGTAAATCAATGTAACAAAAAGCCGTATGCTCATGGAGAGTGTTTTCTAGTGGAGTcatgatatgaaaataaaaactactgcTTACAAATTAAGTAAGTGGCAATTGGAGGCAAGGCCTCATGTGGCCTAAAGAGCTAGCCCTACCCTGAAGGATGCCCTGGACTGAAGTTTTGCCGGGTACAACAGACCAAGTGGTGAGGTCTTTGGGAAAGACATTTGTAGGTAAAAGGGTTAATGTGTCCTGTGAGTTTAAGAGGACTTCCGGATGCCACTAGCTTCCTGCTTCTCCCAAATCATGCTGTTTCACATCCATCTTGTGACCTTTGTTCTACTTGTTGGCATCACTGTCCAAACACCTAGGAGCCCCAACACTTCACCCCACCCTGTAAACACACCCGTTGTCATGTACTTTGGAGTTCCATACAGACACCCTGTATTTTTCATGTGATTTGCTAATAAATTAAGGCAGGTAAGAATGTGCCAGTCCTAAGACCAGACCTAAAGAAGTCTTGCATGTTTTCACTTGTGCTCTTGCCCCTGTGCCACTGCCATGTAGGCATGCTGGGGTTGGCCGGAGGATGAGAGACATGTGAACTAGACAGCCCAGTTACACCAATCACCCCAGGCAACAGCCAGCCCGCCCCCAGACACATGAACGAgcccagccaaaatcccagatGCATGAGCAATGAACTTATTGTTACAGGCTGTAAGAGCTTGTGGTTGCTTGCCATGCAGCATTTTGGGGCAACAGAGGAGGTGATGCAACTGGGAAAAGGCAGAGCTCCCTCTCGTGGAGGCCTGcttacagttttattttgaagtcaGGCGGCACGAATCCCTGCCATTGCTGCCGGGATGTATAAAAGGATAATCAAAGTCAAAGTTAACAGAGTTGCCTCTAGATTCATGACAAGGGGGAAGCGTGGAGAAATGAAGTGGAATAAGGCTTCATTTCTGCCTGTGAAGGTTTTCATTTTATGTCTCCTTGTCTGAAGGAACGAAAGTCACTCCTAAATGCTTCCTACGCCTGAGGGATGAGGAAGAAGCCCCACGGAGAAACTGAACATTCCAGTTGCTTCTTTGATACCTTTAACTCAGCAAGCTCCCTGCCTAAAAGTGGACTTagcttttttattgttataattaaaaataaaacctgttggggtgcctgggtggctcagtgggttaagtagcccactttggcttaggtcatgatcttttggttcgggagttcaagccttgagtagggctctgtgctgacagctcagagcctggagcctgcttccgattctgtgtctccctctctcgctgcccctcccctgctcatgctctgtctctcaaaaatgaatacacggtaaaaaaatttttttaaataaataaaaataaacctgttTTGGCAGCGTTTTATAGGATGGATGGAGGCCATACCATCCACTGTGTGGACACGTCAGTCCTGGCAGTAATCCTGGCACACAGAGCTCCTTTTCCAGAATGCATCAAGCAAGGACAGAGGGGCAGGCCATTTAATCTCTGCTTCCAGATCATTGTGACAATTAGCacttttgaggaaaaaattgCCTCCAAACAAAAACTGGCCTTTCAAGTAAGTTGCTCTCCCCACATAGTGTCAGGAACGTTTCTACCAGTACCAGGAGACACTTATTCTTTTGTGTCCTGCACAGTCCCTATCCAAATGCAAATACCCCTGGGAGAGGAAACCTTTGGCCTTCACTTGTCAACACTTTAGGaaaggaagattttaaaacagCTGAGCAAAAGAAAGGCAACTTGTTTGTGTAAGTGCTCATCTTCTTTCTCAGCGGACTACAAGCTCCAAGAGGCCTAGGACCATCTCTACTTTGTTTATCCATCTATTTCCACAGTCCAGGACACATAGGAGACCCTCAATGTCCCCTGGTGGAAGGAGTGCAGGAGGGAAGAaacacagggaggaagggaggaaagaggtaCCTAAGAACAAAGGGTGAAAAGGCCTAATTCAAATTCTCCCGCAGTATTTGCCTTTATATTACCTAGTTACTGACGCTTACTATGCATGCATGGGAAGGAGGGGTCTCTAGAGTAGGAGAAAGACAGAACCCCCTCTCTCTTACCTTAGCCTGGTGTGGGTCTTTGCATTTTTACTCCTGTACGCTCCGAGAAAGGCCACGCGACAACCAAGGCCAACGGGGTTTTCCTATGGGGGCCTTCCACCGATTCCATGCTTGAAACGTGATGGCCCCAGCCTTTGGGATTGAAACATTCAGAATGAGAACGCCAAAGTGACCAAGATGAAAAAACAAGTTTCAGGACGGCGCTCCGTTTTTTCCtagttcccccccccctcccccagctcagtGGCTTCTCAACCTTTACTGTGCGTGTGAATCACCTGGGCTCCTGCTAAATATGCTGATTTTGATTCAATAGGTTTGGGACGAAGTCTGAGCATTTTTAACACGCTCCCAGGTGGTGCCGATCTGCTGACTCGAGGACCACGCTTTGAGTATACTGGGGACTCGAGGTCTTTCACCTCCACCGCCAGGTGCGTGTGTACGCCCAGCCTCAGCGTTCCGGATCCGTGTCCCGCGCGTCCCTGGCCTTCCGCCGGGAAGGGAGGAGCCGGGGGCGGAGCGGGAGGAGTGGCGCGGGCCCCGCGTGGGTCCTGCCGGAGATCACCTCGGCCCCTTGGAGAGGCGGCCGAGCTGCGGCGGCGCAGGAGGGGGCGGGTTCGGCGAGGGCGCGGCCTCTCGGAGGGGGGCGTACGACGCGCATCCCCCGCGGCCGCCTGGGCCACTCGGGAGCTTCGCGGCAGCCGGGTGCCCCACTTGGCAACCCGCTCTGTGCTTCTTCCTCGCGCCCGCCTCCTCTTGTCACCTCCCGTCTCAGCCTCCTTGCTCCATCCTCGCCGCATCAACCGCCGGCCGAGCGCCTCCGAGAGCCAGAGGTGGTGCGCGGGGCTGCAGGGCGCGCCCTCAGGCG
This region of Felis catus isolate Fca126 chromosome X, F.catus_Fca126_mat1.0, whole genome shotgun sequence genomic DNA includes:
- the LOC123383399 gene encoding uncharacterized protein LOC123383399, whose protein sequence is MPGRGPPEGAPCSPAHHLWLSEALGRRLMRRGWSKEAETGGDKRRRARGRSTERVAKWGTRLPRSSRVAQAAAGDARRTPPSERPRPRRTRPLLRRRSSAASPRGRGDLRQDPRGARATPPAPPPAPPFPAEGQGRAGHGSGTLRLGVHTHLAVEVKDLESPVYSKRGPRVSRSAPPGSVLKMLRLRPKPIESKSAYLAGAQAGAITFQAWNRWKAPIGKPRWPWLSRGLSRSVQE